A stretch of the Verrucomicrobiales bacterium genome encodes the following:
- a CDS encoding TolC family protein, with the protein MKPLLLSRCLPLALGLSLFSAGDAPATQVQTLGLRECLALALMGNRDLQLERINSDVASLQLYVAGGYYDPILFGQYRREAASEMGGFDPADFSRDTFYNADSQTSQAGLTGRLPTGMSYSLGGSYAQSDGDREGWNFSSHRIVASMSFSQPLLKNFWSDAGRLNLQLQRRNSKLGKLAVERIAQLTVRDTEQAYYAWVAARDIKSNLEELLRSRSRLLEATERQIKEGTATDSDRLLAISRVASLETMMVEADLAIRRAEVQLISLLGEGFRQRAEQPFVPQELLLAPLADASLQTSWSRGIEKRPELAMAEEEITKSGLVTRFRRNQLFPTLDVVGGYGRKGSSTQQLPPPLIADASAGDAWRQLRAGDVPNDWIGLVFSVPLSRRAERGEFRISKKLQEQSQILRERQEEIILREIADAVHGVESGAQRIQTSRRAKENAEAALVAEEKKLAGGKSTLFFVLQLQQDVADARAAHVRALADYQLALTHLHWSEGTLLEQRQITIEAR; encoded by the coding sequence GTGAAACCCTTGTTGCTATCTCGATGCCTTCCGCTGGCACTGGGCCTGAGCCTCTTCTCAGCGGGGGACGCGCCCGCGACCCAGGTCCAAACGCTCGGACTGCGGGAGTGCTTGGCACTCGCGCTCATGGGTAATCGCGACCTCCAGCTGGAAAGAATCAATTCGGACGTCGCCAGCCTTCAGCTCTATGTGGCCGGCGGCTATTACGATCCCATTCTGTTCGGGCAGTATCGTCGCGAAGCGGCGTCGGAAATGGGCGGCTTCGATCCCGCTGACTTCAGCCGGGACACCTTCTACAATGCCGACTCGCAGACATCGCAGGCCGGACTTACCGGACGCCTGCCCACCGGCATGAGCTACTCCCTGGGAGGAAGCTACGCACAGAGCGACGGCGACCGCGAAGGCTGGAACTTCTCCTCCCATCGCATCGTGGCCAGCATGTCCTTCAGTCAGCCACTGCTGAAAAACTTCTGGAGCGATGCGGGGCGGCTGAATCTCCAGCTGCAGCGCCGAAATTCTAAGCTCGGCAAGCTGGCCGTCGAGCGCATCGCACAGTTGACTGTCCGCGACACGGAACAGGCCTACTATGCCTGGGTCGCCGCACGCGATATAAAATCCAATTTGGAGGAACTACTCCGCTCGCGCAGTCGGTTGCTCGAAGCCACGGAGCGGCAAATCAAGGAGGGCACAGCCACCGACTCCGATCGTCTTCTCGCGATCTCGCGGGTGGCTAGCTTAGAGACCATGATGGTGGAAGCCGATCTTGCCATCCGCCGAGCTGAGGTTCAGTTGATCAGCCTGCTGGGGGAGGGGTTCCGTCAGCGCGCCGAGCAGCCCTTCGTGCCGCAGGAGCTGCTGCTGGCGCCGCTGGCCGATGCGAGCCTGCAGACGAGCTGGAGCCGGGGCATCGAAAAGCGTCCCGAACTGGCGATGGCTGAGGAAGAGATTACCAAGTCCGGGCTGGTGACGAGGTTTCGCCGGAACCAGCTCTTTCCCACGCTCGATGTGGTGGGCGGTTACGGCCGCAAAGGGTCGAGCACCCAGCAGCTCCCGCCACCCTTAATCGCGGATGCATCCGCCGGTGACGCCTGGAGGCAGCTGCGGGCGGGCGATGTTCCCAACGACTGGATTGGGCTGGTGTTCAGCGTGCCGCTGTCGCGTCGGGCCGAGCGGGGCGAGTTTCGAATCAGCAAAAAGCTTCAGGAACAAAGCCAGATTCTGCGCGAGCGCCAGGAGGAAATCATTCTTCGAGAGATCGCCGATGCCGTGCATGGCGTCGAGTCGGGCGCTCAGCGAATCCAAACAAGTCGCCGGGCCAAGGAAAATGCGGAGGCGGCGCTGGTGGCCGAGGAGAAAAAGCTCGCCGGCGGAAAGAGCACGCTCTTTTTCGTGCTCCAGCTTCAGCAGGATGTCGCCGATGCCCGCGCAGCACACGTCCGAGCGCTCGCCGACTATCAGCTCGCACTCACCCACCTGCACTGGTCCGAAGGAACCTTGCTCGAACAACGTCAGATCACGATCGAGGCGAGGTAA
- a CDS encoding DUF3616 domain-containing protein: MKPYALLLLVLLGGIAFSLTRPSPSFPAQSFHGMADASAVEVLNQDWFVVANDEDNLLRIYHRGQTEAPVRSLDLSPFLRAGNKGKKGKSEEVDLEGSARVGDTIFWISSHGRNAAGEFASSRHRLLATKVGAIAGVPWVHPVGDHFTDLVAELLAEPRFAHLGLAEAAQRAPKSPGGLNIEGLAATPQGGLLIGFRSPTPQGQALMVSLLNPMEVIGGTKPRFGDPILLPLDGQGIRGMVNVASGYWIVAGSSGSGGISRLFRWNGGSDAPELWPGIDLSDLNPEGISVAEGTTGPTLLLTSDDGTMKVDGREAKRLKDPSKKTFRLATVVLPGATLPPESNTSVPSASMPLAQLPPGRR; this comes from the coding sequence ATGAAACCCTACGCTCTTCTCCTGCTCGTCCTGCTGGGAGGCATCGCCTTCTCGCTGACCAGACCCTCTCCGTCCTTTCCCGCCCAGTCTTTCCATGGCATGGCCGACGCGTCCGCCGTTGAAGTTCTGAATCAGGATTGGTTCGTGGTGGCCAACGATGAGGACAATCTGCTTCGCATCTACCACCGTGGGCAAACGGAAGCCCCCGTCCGCAGCCTGGACCTCAGCCCCTTCCTTCGTGCGGGCAACAAAGGGAAGAAGGGTAAGAGTGAGGAGGTGGATCTGGAGGGCTCTGCTCGGGTGGGGGACACGATCTTCTGGATTTCATCCCATGGACGCAACGCCGCAGGTGAATTCGCCTCCAGCCGACATCGCCTGCTCGCCACCAAGGTCGGCGCCATTGCGGGGGTACCTTGGGTGCACCCGGTGGGTGATCACTTCACCGATCTGGTTGCGGAGCTGCTGGCTGAACCGCGATTCGCGCACCTCGGACTGGCCGAAGCGGCCCAACGCGCTCCTAAAAGTCCGGGAGGATTGAACATCGAGGGCCTGGCTGCCACTCCTCAGGGGGGACTGCTCATCGGATTCCGCAGCCCCACCCCGCAAGGCCAGGCCTTGATGGTTTCCCTGCTGAACCCGATGGAGGTGATCGGGGGAACGAAGCCTCGCTTCGGTGACCCGATCCTCCTGCCGCTGGATGGACAGGGAATTCGCGGGATGGTCAATGTCGCCAGCGGATACTGGATCGTAGCCGGATCCAGCGGTTCCGGTGGCATCTCACGCCTCTTCCGATGGAATGGAGGTTCCGACGCCCCGGAGCTGTGGCCGGGGATCGATTTGTCGGACCTCAACCCTGAGGGAATCAGCGTGGCGGAGGGGACAACCGGTCCTACCCTGCTCCTGACGAGTGACGATGGAACAATGAAGGTCGACGGCCGCGAAGCAAAGCGGTTGAAGGATCCGAGCAAAAAGACCTTTCGACTCGCCACGGTGGTGTTGCCGGGGGCTACGCTGCCACCCGAGTCCAACACCTCGGTCCCCAGTGCTTCGATGCCCCTAGCCCAGCTGCCACCAGGACGACGCTAA